A stretch of the Meles meles chromosome 19, mMelMel3.1 paternal haplotype, whole genome shotgun sequence genome encodes the following:
- the ZNF180 gene encoding zinc finger protein 180 isoform X1 has translation MEERDEKPPEPLETSAQDSLLAQEIIVKVEREDAGSLALPSQEGVNFKIVTVDFTQKEESTLNPAQRILDRDTILENHRDLVSWDLAMALGRRESTSKQNIFDEEPSHGVKLERLTRDDPWLSSCEEVQDCKDHLAKQQERQERPLKEIAFTPRKAITYEKVYKSELEEKSGLNSSFLSPQMIPIRSHFHKHASHVKKLHYNSIVNTHETINDSETHNECGNPDQNIHLIQFTRTQTGDKSYGFSDSIQSFSHDVPLNIHQKIHARGRSLDFKECGQVLNHSISHNEQQRIPVEESQYNCSKTSQSSSLAQNLRNHSEEKPFECNQCGKSFSWSSHLVAHQRTHTGEKPYECNECGKSFSRSSHLVSHQRTHTGEKPYRCNQCGKAFSQSYVLVVHQRTHTGEKPYECNQCGKSFRQSYKLIAHQRTHTGEKPYECSQCGKSFIQSYKLIAHQRIHTGEKPYECNQCGKSFSQSYKLVAHQRTHTGEKPFECNQCGKSFSWSSQLVAHQRTHTGEKPYECNECGKSFNRSSHLVMHQRTHTGEKPYECNQCGKSFSQSYVLVVHQRTHTGEKPYECNQCGKSFRQSSCLTQHQRTHTGEKPYECNQCGKTFSLSARLIVHQRTHTGEKPFTCNQCGKAFINSSKLIRHQATHTEEKPYECN, from the exons ATGGAAGAGCGGGATGAGAAGCCCCCAGAGCCCCTGGAGACCTCTGCGCAG GACTCTCTTCTTGCTCAAGAGATTATCGTTAAGGTCGAGAGAGAAGATGCTGGATCACTGGCCCTTCCATCCCAG GAAGGAGTGAACTTCAAAATTGTGACTGTGGATTTTACTCAGAAGGAAGAAAGCACTTTGAACCCTGCTCAGAGGATCCTGGACAGAGATACGATCCTAGAGAACCACAGGGACCTGGTCTCTTGGG ACTTGGCAATGGCACTTGGAAGAAGAGAATCAACGTCAAAGCAGAACATTTTTGATGAAGAACCATCCCATGGAGTGAAGTTGGAAAGGTTGACAAGAGATGATCCTTGGTTGTCTTCATGTGAAGAAGTTCAGGATTGTAAGGACCATTTGGCAAAGCAACAGGAAAGACAAGAGAGACCTTTGAAGGAAATAGCATTTACTCCCAGGAAAGCAATTACTTATGAGAAGGTCTATAAAAGCGAACTTGAAGAGAAGAGTGGTCTGAATTCCAGTTTTCTTTCACCCCAGATGATACCCATAAGAAGCCATTTTCATAAACATGCTTCCCATGTTAAAAAATTGCATTATAATTCTATTGTAAACACTCATGAGACGATTAATGACAGTGAGACACATAATGAATGTGGAAACCCTGACCAGAACATTCACCTTATTCAGTTTACAAGAACTCAAACAGGAGATAAATCCTATGGATTTAGTGATAGTATTCAGTCTTTTAGCCATGATGTACCTCTAAATATACATCAGAAAATACATGCAAGAGGAAGGTCCTTAGATTTTAAGGAATGTGGGCAAGTTTTGAACCACAGTATATCCCATAATGAACAACAGAGAATACCTGTTGAAGAGAGTCAGTATAACTGTAGTAAAACCTCCCAGAGTTCATCCCTTGCTCAAAACCTGAGAAACCATTCTGAAGAGAAACCCTTTGAATGTAATCAGTGTGGGAAATCCTTCAGCTGGAGCTCTCATCTTGTAGCACATCAGAGAACTCATACAGGGGAGAAACCTTATGAATGTAATGAGTGTGGGAAGTCCTTCAGCCGGAGCTCTCACCTTGTTTCTCACCAGAgaactcatactggagagaaaccttacagaTGTAATCAGTGTGGGAAAGCTTTTAGCCAGAGCTATGTTCTTGTGGTGCACCAGAgaactcatactggagagaaGCCTTATGAATGCAATCAGTGTGGGAAGTCATTCAGGCAGAGCTACAAACTTATTGCCCATCAAAGAACTCACACGGGAGAGAAGCCCTATGAATGCAGTCAGTGTGGGAAATCATTTATCCAGAGCTATAAGCTTATTGCACATcaaagaattcatactggagagaaaccctatgagtGCAATCAGTGTGGGAAGTCCTTTAGTCAAAGTTACAAACTCGTTGcccatcagagaactcacacaggagaAAAACCCTTTGAATGTAATCAGTGTGGAAAATCCTTCAGTTGGAGCTCTCAGCTTGTTGCCCATCAAAGAACTCATACTGgcgagaaaccctatgaatgtaatgAGTGTGGGAAATCTTTCAACCGCAGTTCTCACCTGGTTATGCATCAGAGAACTCATACTGGAGAAAAGCCCTATGAATGTAACCAGTGTGGGAAGTCCTTTAGCCAGAGTTATGTTCTTGTTGtacatcagagaactcacactgGAGAAAAGCCCTACGAGTGCAATCAGTGTGGGAAGTCCTTCAGGCAGAGTTCATGCCTTACTCAACATCAAAgaactcatactggagagaaaccctatgaatgtaatcAGTGTGGGAAAACATTCAGCTTGAGTGCTCGACTTATTGTACATCAAAGAACTCATACCGGAGAAAAGCCCTTTACATGTAATCAGTGTGGGAAAGCTTTCATTAATAGTTCTAAACTTATTAGGCATCAGGCAACTCATACTGaggagaaaccctatgaatgtaactAG
- the ZNF180 gene encoding zinc finger protein 180 isoform X2, translating into MALGRRESTSKQNIFDEEPSHGVKLERLTRDDPWLSSCEEVQDCKDHLAKQQERQERPLKEIAFTPRKAITYEKVYKSELEEKSGLNSSFLSPQMIPIRSHFHKHASHVKKLHYNSIVNTHETINDSETHNECGNPDQNIHLIQFTRTQTGDKSYGFSDSIQSFSHDVPLNIHQKIHARGRSLDFKECGQVLNHSISHNEQQRIPVEESQYNCSKTSQSSSLAQNLRNHSEEKPFECNQCGKSFSWSSHLVAHQRTHTGEKPYECNECGKSFSRSSHLVSHQRTHTGEKPYRCNQCGKAFSQSYVLVVHQRTHTGEKPYECNQCGKSFRQSYKLIAHQRTHTGEKPYECSQCGKSFIQSYKLIAHQRIHTGEKPYECNQCGKSFSQSYKLVAHQRTHTGEKPFECNQCGKSFSWSSQLVAHQRTHTGEKPYECNECGKSFNRSSHLVMHQRTHTGEKPYECNQCGKSFSQSYVLVVHQRTHTGEKPYECNQCGKSFRQSSCLTQHQRTHTGEKPYECNQCGKTFSLSARLIVHQRTHTGEKPFTCNQCGKAFINSSKLIRHQATHTEEKPYECN; encoded by the coding sequence ATGGCACTTGGAAGAAGAGAATCAACGTCAAAGCAGAACATTTTTGATGAAGAACCATCCCATGGAGTGAAGTTGGAAAGGTTGACAAGAGATGATCCTTGGTTGTCTTCATGTGAAGAAGTTCAGGATTGTAAGGACCATTTGGCAAAGCAACAGGAAAGACAAGAGAGACCTTTGAAGGAAATAGCATTTACTCCCAGGAAAGCAATTACTTATGAGAAGGTCTATAAAAGCGAACTTGAAGAGAAGAGTGGTCTGAATTCCAGTTTTCTTTCACCCCAGATGATACCCATAAGAAGCCATTTTCATAAACATGCTTCCCATGTTAAAAAATTGCATTATAATTCTATTGTAAACACTCATGAGACGATTAATGACAGTGAGACACATAATGAATGTGGAAACCCTGACCAGAACATTCACCTTATTCAGTTTACAAGAACTCAAACAGGAGATAAATCCTATGGATTTAGTGATAGTATTCAGTCTTTTAGCCATGATGTACCTCTAAATATACATCAGAAAATACATGCAAGAGGAAGGTCCTTAGATTTTAAGGAATGTGGGCAAGTTTTGAACCACAGTATATCCCATAATGAACAACAGAGAATACCTGTTGAAGAGAGTCAGTATAACTGTAGTAAAACCTCCCAGAGTTCATCCCTTGCTCAAAACCTGAGAAACCATTCTGAAGAGAAACCCTTTGAATGTAATCAGTGTGGGAAATCCTTCAGCTGGAGCTCTCATCTTGTAGCACATCAGAGAACTCATACAGGGGAGAAACCTTATGAATGTAATGAGTGTGGGAAGTCCTTCAGCCGGAGCTCTCACCTTGTTTCTCACCAGAgaactcatactggagagaaaccttacagaTGTAATCAGTGTGGGAAAGCTTTTAGCCAGAGCTATGTTCTTGTGGTGCACCAGAgaactcatactggagagaaGCCTTATGAATGCAATCAGTGTGGGAAGTCATTCAGGCAGAGCTACAAACTTATTGCCCATCAAAGAACTCACACGGGAGAGAAGCCCTATGAATGCAGTCAGTGTGGGAAATCATTTATCCAGAGCTATAAGCTTATTGCACATcaaagaattcatactggagagaaaccctatgagtGCAATCAGTGTGGGAAGTCCTTTAGTCAAAGTTACAAACTCGTTGcccatcagagaactcacacaggagaAAAACCCTTTGAATGTAATCAGTGTGGAAAATCCTTCAGTTGGAGCTCTCAGCTTGTTGCCCATCAAAGAACTCATACTGgcgagaaaccctatgaatgtaatgAGTGTGGGAAATCTTTCAACCGCAGTTCTCACCTGGTTATGCATCAGAGAACTCATACTGGAGAAAAGCCCTATGAATGTAACCAGTGTGGGAAGTCCTTTAGCCAGAGTTATGTTCTTGTTGtacatcagagaactcacactgGAGAAAAGCCCTACGAGTGCAATCAGTGTGGGAAGTCCTTCAGGCAGAGTTCATGCCTTACTCAACATCAAAgaactcatactggagagaaaccctatgaatgtaatcAGTGTGGGAAAACATTCAGCTTGAGTGCTCGACTTATTGTACATCAAAGAACTCATACCGGAGAAAAGCCCTTTACATGTAATCAGTGTGGGAAAGCTTTCATTAATAGTTCTAAACTTATTAGGCATCAGGCAACTCATACTGaggagaaaccctatgaatgtaactAG